One window of the Candidatus Saccharibacteria bacterium genome contains the following:
- the gatC gene encoding Asp-tRNA(Asn)/Glu-tRNA(Gln) amidotransferase subunit GatC, with protein MAKLSRDDVLKLAELARISLSDDEVDSFASELSAILGYVEQLSSVDVSGLEPTNQVTGLTNVMRKDEVIDYGYTPDELLKIVPKVEKNMLKVKRMIG; from the coding sequence ATGGCGAAATTGTCTCGTGATGATGTCTTAAAGTTGGCTGAATTAGCCCGTATATCCTTGTCGGATGACGAAGTTGATTCGTTTGCGAGCGAGCTCAGTGCTATTTTAGGCTACGTCGAACAGCTTTCGTCCGTTGATGTAAGCGGTTTAGAACCGACCAACCAAGTGACTGGGCTTACCAATGTTATGCGGAAAGATGAAGTCATTGATTATGGCTATACACCTGATGAATTGCTTAAAATCGTCCCCAAGGTAGAAAAAAACATGCTGAAGGTGAAGAGGATGATTGGGTGA
- the gatA gene encoding Asp-tRNA(Asn)/Glu-tRNA(Gln) amidotransferase subunit GatA — protein MATIADDVNAGRVKAAELVERSLTAIEQHKEYQAIISTLADSARSRAKSIDEKVANGVNAGRLAGVPFIAKDNLLVMGAEATAASNILKGFVPPYQSSVINRLEAEGAICVAKANQDAFGHGASTENSDFFVTKNPHDKTRVPGGSSGGPAAAVVLEMAPFAIGTDTGGSIRQPASYVGCVGLRPTYGLTSRSGVVAMASSTDTIGPLAMSVADAAYVFDVYAGKDELDSTTIDRDPQGYALSDDKAQLKDVRVGIIKEWMGEGLDDDVRESVEKAVRDLKATGAVVEEISIPSLPLSLAVYYILIPAEVSSNLARHDGQRYQFSDQNGADLFESYTQSRAKGFGREAKRRIMIGTYVLSSGYYDAYYKQAQTVRTKLIQEFTDVLERYDFLIGPVAPNAAFKIGENAEDPLKMYLVDMMTVAPALVGVPAISIPVSASSKTGMPIGLQIIAAQRSDRELLAFAAAAEGVVQ, from the coding sequence ATTGCTACCATTGCAGACGATGTGAATGCTGGTCGGGTAAAAGCGGCAGAGCTTGTCGAACGGTCGCTGACTGCCATAGAACAGCATAAAGAATATCAGGCAATCATATCCACCTTAGCTGACTCAGCTCGTTCCCGGGCGAAATCTATAGATGAAAAAGTGGCAAATGGGGTGAACGCTGGTCGTTTGGCGGGCGTGCCGTTCATTGCCAAAGACAATCTGCTGGTCATGGGAGCGGAAGCGACCGCCGCCAGCAACATCCTGAAGGGCTTTGTGCCGCCGTATCAATCGAGTGTGATTAACCGTTTAGAGGCCGAAGGCGCTATTTGTGTCGCAAAAGCAAACCAAGATGCCTTTGGTCACGGTGCGAGTACCGAGAACTCCGACTTTTTTGTGACGAAAAATCCGCACGACAAAACGCGCGTACCCGGTGGTTCTTCTGGAGGCCCTGCGGCGGCCGTCGTGCTCGAAATGGCACCGTTCGCTATAGGTACCGACACCGGTGGTTCCATACGGCAGCCCGCCAGCTATGTTGGCTGTGTGGGGCTTCGCCCAACGTACGGCTTAACTTCGCGGAGTGGGGTGGTTGCCATGGCCAGCAGCACAGATACCATTGGCCCGCTTGCCATGAGTGTCGCAGATGCAGCCTATGTGTTTGATGTATACGCCGGCAAAGATGAGTTAGACAGTACTACCATAGACCGCGACCCACAGGGCTATGCACTTTCAGATGACAAAGCTCAGTTGAAAGATGTCAGAGTTGGCATTATCAAAGAGTGGATGGGCGAGGGCCTTGATGATGACGTTCGGGAATCGGTGGAAAAAGCTGTCCGTGACCTCAAGGCCACCGGGGCAGTAGTCGAGGAAATCAGCATACCGAGCCTCCCATTGTCTCTCGCGGTGTACTACATACTCATTCCCGCGGAAGTAAGCAGCAATCTTGCCCGGCACGACGGGCAACGGTATCAGTTTAGTGACCAAAATGGTGCCGATTTATTCGAAAGCTATACCCAATCTCGTGCGAAGGGTTTCGGGCGTGAAGCGAAGCGTCGAATTATGATAGGCACCTATGTACTCAGCAGCGGATATTACGATGCCTACTACAAACAGGCACAAACGGTACGCACGAAACTCATTCAGGAGTTTACCGATGTGCTTGAGCGGTACGATTTTCTCATTGGCCCGGTTGCGCCGAATGCCGCTTTCAAAATTGGTGAAAATGCCGAAGACCCACTCAAAATGTACTTGGTAGATATGATGACTGTCGCTCCAGCACTGGTTGGTGTGCCCGCCATAAGCATTCCGGTATCTGCGAGCAGCAAGACGGGGATGCCGATAGGCTTGCAAATTATTGCCGCTCAGCGAAGCGACCGTGAACTTCTGGCCTTTGCGGCCGCTGCCGAGGGAGTAGTGCAATGA
- the uvrB gene encoding excinuclease ABC subunit UvrB: MAQFQLRSDYKPTGDQPEAIRLLTEGLQNGVKEQTLLGVTGSGKTFTMANLVQNVQRPTLVLSHNKTLAAQLYSEFKHFFPDNAVHYFVSYFDYYQPEAYIARSDTYIEKDSQINEEIDRLRHAATDALLSRKDVLIVASVSCIYGIGSVEDYDGLSVEVVKGERRVRDKLLRQLTDIQYQRNDIDFHRGTFRVRGDVVDVYPAGEEWAYRIDMFGDEVERITKIDPLTGEIMANLSSYKIFPSSHYVTPQDKLKVALGHIQQELAERLGQFKREGKLLEAQRLEQRTRFDLEMLEETGFVKGIENYSRYLTNREPGEQPATLLDYFPDDYLLLVDESHMTIPQLRGMYNGDRARKEVLVEHGFRLPSALDNRPLNFTEYERHVNQVVYVSATPAVYELSRSPEPAQQVIRPTGLLDPRIEVRKIEGQIDDLLAEIRDTIAKGERVLVTTLTKRMSEDLTEYLKDLNIKVAYLHSDVDTLDRTDILRDLRLGVYDVLVGINLLREGLDLPEVSLVAILDADKEGFLRSEQALIQTVGRAARHEQGRVIMYADTVTKSMQRTIDETNRRRKIQDEYNKAHGITPTGINRAVEGRMNTDLPEEAKRAKLDLKKIPKDEYKTLVKDLTAQMDLAAANLQFEQAAELRDLIASIKAKT; encoded by the coding sequence ATGGCCCAATTTCAGCTTCGAAGTGACTACAAACCTACTGGCGATCAGCCGGAGGCTATTCGGCTGTTGACCGAGGGGCTGCAAAATGGGGTGAAAGAGCAGACGCTGCTGGGTGTAACGGGCAGCGGTAAGACGTTTACCATGGCAAACCTGGTGCAGAATGTGCAGCGACCTACGCTTGTATTGAGCCACAACAAAACACTGGCGGCGCAGCTATACAGCGAATTTAAACATTTTTTCCCGGACAATGCCGTGCACTATTTCGTTAGCTACTTCGACTACTACCAACCAGAGGCTTACATTGCCCGCAGCGACACCTATATAGAAAAAGACAGCCAAATAAACGAAGAAATTGACCGGTTACGCCATGCCGCCACCGATGCACTGCTTAGCCGCAAAGACGTGCTCATTGTTGCAAGCGTCAGCTGCATATACGGCATTGGTTCGGTGGAGGACTACGATGGGCTGTCGGTCGAGGTCGTAAAAGGCGAGCGACGTGTCCGTGACAAGTTGCTGCGCCAGCTCACCGACATCCAGTACCAGCGAAATGACATTGATTTCCACAGAGGTACGTTCCGCGTCCGCGGTGATGTGGTAGACGTATACCCAGCGGGCGAAGAATGGGCGTACCGCATAGATATGTTTGGTGATGAGGTTGAGCGTATTACCAAAATCGACCCGCTAACAGGTGAAATAATGGCCAACCTCAGTAGCTACAAAATCTTCCCCAGCAGCCACTACGTTACCCCGCAGGACAAGCTCAAAGTTGCCCTCGGGCATATCCAGCAAGAACTTGCAGAACGACTGGGGCAGTTCAAGCGTGAAGGCAAGCTACTTGAAGCCCAGCGGCTCGAACAACGCACGCGCTTCGACCTAGAAATGCTAGAGGAAACAGGCTTCGTGAAGGGTATAGAAAACTACAGCCGGTACCTCACGAACCGCGAACCTGGCGAGCAGCCCGCTACGCTGCTCGATTATTTCCCCGACGACTACCTACTGCTGGTCGATGAAAGCCACATGACCATCCCCCAGCTGCGCGGTATGTACAATGGTGACCGGGCACGCAAAGAGGTGTTGGTAGAGCACGGCTTTCGTTTGCCGAGTGCGCTGGACAACCGCCCCCTGAACTTCACCGAGTACGAGCGCCACGTGAACCAAGTGGTGTATGTGAGTGCCACGCCTGCCGTGTACGAACTGAGCCGCAGTCCTGAACCCGCTCAGCAGGTTATACGGCCAACTGGCCTACTTGACCCGCGTATAGAAGTCCGCAAAATTGAGGGGCAGATTGACGACCTACTGGCAGAGATTCGTGACACCATAGCAAAAGGTGAACGTGTACTCGTCACCACACTTACCAAGCGCATGAGCGAAGACCTTACCGAGTACCTAAAAGACCTGAACATCAAGGTGGCGTATCTGCACAGCGATGTCGATACGCTCGACCGCACCGACATTTTGCGCGACCTGCGTCTTGGTGTATACGACGTGCTCGTCGGCATAAACTTGCTGCGAGAAGGGCTTGATTTGCCCGAAGTCTCACTTGTCGCCATCCTCGACGCCGACAAAGAAGGCTTTTTGCGCAGCGAGCAAGCACTTATACAGACGGTAGGCCGCGCAGCGCGTCACGAACAAGGCCGCGTTATTATGTACGCCGATACCGTAACGAAAAGTATGCAGCGCACCATAGATGAAACAAACCGCCGTCGGAAAATTCAAGACGAGTACAACAAAGCCCATGGCATTACCCCCACCGGCATAAATCGCGCCGTAGAAGGTCGTATGAACACCGACCTCCCCGAAGAAGCCAAGCGCGCCAAGCTTGACCTAAAGAAAATACCAAAAGACGAATACAAAACCCTAGTAAAAGACCTGACTGCTCAAATGGACCTAGCTGCTGCCAATCTCCAGTTTGAGCAAGCCGCCGAACTCCGCGACCTCATTGCCAGCATCAAAGCCAAGACGTAA
- a CDS encoding TIGR00730 family Rossman fold protein produces the protein MAHTHTHEHKIWTMSEEQKKAIAKSTRDLRTADEEFEAAFKILKKYPKRVTFFGSARLSPRTDYYHMARDIAARLADDGFAIISGGGNGIMEASNRGAFDEQDVSVGFNIRLPHEQHLNPYTTDHLTFNFFFTRKVMMTFYAHGFVCFPGGFGTLDEMFEIITLIQTGKMPKVPVILVGKKYWKDLDRFVHKHLLRKGLISAGDEKIYTITDDYDAICKIINKEFNK, from the coding sequence ATGGCACATACACATACACACGAACACAAAATCTGGACAATGAGCGAGGAACAAAAAAAAGCCATTGCCAAATCAACCCGCGACCTCCGCACTGCAGACGAAGAGTTTGAAGCAGCGTTCAAAATTCTTAAGAAATACCCAAAGCGTGTTACTTTTTTTGGTTCAGCCCGCCTCAGCCCTCGTACCGACTACTACCACATGGCACGCGACATTGCAGCACGACTGGCCGATGACGGCTTTGCCATAATCTCGGGTGGTGGTAACGGCATCATGGAAGCAAGCAACCGAGGCGCCTTCGACGAGCAAGATGTGTCGGTTGGCTTCAACATCCGCCTCCCGCACGAACAACATCTCAACCCATATACCACCGACCACCTGACGTTCAACTTCTTCTTTACCCGCAAAGTAATGATGACCTTCTATGCCCACGGCTTCGTGTGCTTTCCGGGCGGCTTCGGCACACTCGACGAAATGTTTGAAATTATCACGCTTATTCAAACTGGCAAAATGCCAAAAGTCCCCGTTATTCTTGTGGGCAAGAAATATTGGAAAGACCTTGACCGCTTTGTGCACAAACACCTCTTGCGAAAAGGACTTATTTCGGCCGGCGACGAAAAAATTTACACCATTACAGACGACTACGACGCAATCTGCAAAATCATCAATAAAGAGTTCAATAAATAG